In the genome of Candidatus Nezhaarchaeales archaeon, the window CCACTCCATTTTATCGTCGGAGAAGGTTGATATAGCCCTATCATTGATGTTACGCAATTAATTGCGAAGAAGAACAAAAACTTAAGTCAAGAAGCCCATAGGGAGATGGCTGCATTATATCTTTGAGACACTTTTCAGCCGTAGCTTTAGATAAACTTATGGAAGGAATCATCGAGACAATTACCTCATATCGAGGACTTCAATTTCTTCGCAAACCTCTTAACGTCGCCGACGGCATCCTTCACCGGCTCCAGCATCGTCCAAGCTTCGTAGAAGTTTATGTGTAAGCTATTAACTACGTGCCATAGTCTACTCAAATCCTCGCCACCGGTCTCTTCGCGTAGCTTCGAGACGAGTTTAAAGGTTCCCCATGGCCCTAAGCTTCGTTCCTCTCCTTCCAGTAACCGCCTTAACCATTTGCGAAGCCTACTCCGACGCTTGGACGTAATCTCCCTTTGCCAGAAACTCGTCACATTCGCGCAGGTACTTCTCGCAGAGCTCTACATGTAGCTCAGACTTTGATTCAGAATCGGATAATTTAGCGTATTTATAGAGGGCCTTAGCTATATGCCCTTCTAATGTCCTCCCCTTCCGGCCTCAATAGCTCCTTAAGCCTTACGACTAACTTCTCAGGTAATACAAGCATTAAAAGAGTAAAAGGTGAGTAACGGTTAAACTAGGTGGGTGTTTCCGCGGTAAATTGGAAGGAGTGTTAGGGTCTTCGTTACTACACTTAAGGCTTAAAGGGATGAGGCTAACGATTAAAAAGGTTGGTGAAGCTAAAATCCACTATTAAGTGAGTTAAGCTTTTATCTGCCTACGCCCCTACATCCCGGGTGACGTTAATGAGTTACGTGGAGATATCCGATAAACTGTTTAAGCTGTTAAAGCTTGAAACGACTCCGGTGGCGATTAAGCTGTTAAAGGATGTAAGTGAGGCTGGCGATAAGGTTAGGAGGCCCCGCGTTAAACTAGCAGCCTGTCAGATATGGAATATAGCTAGGTTCTATGGATGGGTTTTCGCTGGATCCGTTGAAGATATGGCTTGTGCTCCTGGAGCGGCCGCGTTAGGGTTTATCGAGGTACCACCGCAGATAGCTTCAGGCGAAATAGCTAAGGCGAGGCTTTCCTCACTCGAGGTAGCTAAAAGGACCGAGGAGGCTGTACCTAGGCTTAAGCCAGGTACTTGGAGAGCCATGGTTGCAGCCCCCTTAGAACGGGCTACCTTCACCCCTGACGTAGTATTAATATACGCATCACCCGCTCAAGCCTTAAGGTTAAGTCAAGGATACGGTTGGAGGAACGGTGATAAAACTAGGCTTAGCACCCTCGGCGAATACGCGTGCGCTGAGTGTATAGCCCAGGTCCTCTTGGAGGGTAAACCCTTCCTAGTAAATCCATGCTACGGTGAACGTAGGTTCGGGCTGACTAGGGACTACGAGTTATGCTTCTCAACCCCGCCTACCTACCTACAGGATATTATAGTGGGGCTTGAAAAAACACATGAAGCCGGGTGGAGGTACCCGATACCTTACTTCGGCGTTTTAGCTCAACCCTACGATGGAGGCTTTCCACCACTCTACAGAATGGACTATAAAAAGTAGGGGGAGGGTAAGCCTCCTACATCTTATTTTTATGCTCGAGTATGTCGGCGTTCACCATCCTTCAATCCTCGAGCTAGGCCGCATAGCATAGCGGTAGCCACGAATATGATGGCGCAGGCGGTGAACGCCGCCGCGTAGCTACCGGTTAGGTCGAACGTATAACCGGCGAACGTGGGTCCTATTGCTCCACCTAAGCCGAACGTAGTAGCCATAGCCCCGAGGATGGATCCTAGATGGGTAAGCCCGAAGAAATCGCTGGTTATCGGCGTATACATGGCTATCCAGCCCCCGTAGAAGAAGCCGAATAGGGCTGCGAATAGGTAGAGCGTTAAGGGGTTATTGGAGAATAATAGGATAGGTATGGTTAAGGCTTCACCCAAGTAGCATGAAATAAGGGTTAGGGGCCTACTGATCCTATCTGATGTAGCCCCCATAACCACCTTACCCGTGATCCCAGCGATCCCGATGAGGCCTAGGGCGAAGGACGCTGAGGAGGGATCTATACCGATGTCGGTAGCGTAAGGAACCATGTGAACCATCACTATGAAGAGGGCTAGACTAGCTAGCATAAAGCTTAGGTAGAGGGCCCAGAAAACCTTAGTTTTAACGGCTTCCTTAAGCGAAAGGGCTTTACCGTTTACCGTTAAAGCGTACCGGGTTGATTTAAGCCCCACCTCGTAGGATGGAAGCTTTAACTCTTCAGGGCTCCGCTTCACTATAGAGGCCGCTGTAAGCAGCATGGCCATGGTGGCCGCGCCTACAACGATAAAGGAGGTCCTCCAGCCGTAAGCCCCTATTAGGTAGGTTGAAAGTGGGGCCATAACCCATTGACCGACCCCTATACCCGAGGTAGCTATACCGGTCGCTAATCCCCGCTTCTGGACGAACCACTTCATAAGCGTCGACATAACCGAAACGTAGAGGGGGCTCATACCCACCCCGACAAGGAGGCCGAAGGAGACATAAAGGTGCCATATCGACGATGTCATTCCGCTTAACATTAAACCTAAACCAGTTAGAACGCCGCCAATACCCATTAACGCCCTAGGACCGTACCTATCGTATAGTGAGCCCACCGGGATAATCATGACTGAGTATGTAACCATCGTTAACGCGTGAACTGAGGATGCAACCGTACGTGACCATCCGAACTCGGAAATAAGAGGTTTTAAGAAAACCCCGTAAAGATATAGTATGCATTCAGCAAATAAGACGAGGAAGCCAGCAGCTACAATGATCCATCCGTAGGAAAAACGGAAACCCTTAAACACCATCTACACCTCGGGAAGCGCGTCGAAGCCTTAAGCCTACTATTGGCCTAAACATATTTAGGCTTTAAACCGGGTTGGTAAAGTTTAAATGCGGCCGTACAGTAATGACGATCGTGGTTTAATGGTTATTAAGCGGAAATGCTTACACGGCGAGGTCGAATTCTTAGGTGAACAGAGGGGGGAGAAGGGGGTTAATAGGTATTATAGGTGCTTAAAGTGCGGCAGCGTATTAATACTATCGGAGGAAAAAGTTTTATATGAAATAGCTGGATCTTAAACGTCCTCTTCAACCCACCTTTAATCTGGAAGGGGGTTGAATATCTACGCTTAAGAGGCCTATTGTAGGCTTCGTCTTATCGCTTATTTCAGGGGTCTTCATCCTCCTTAACGCCGCCCTACTAAGTTTAACGCACATATTCATGATATTCTACCTCGCCCTACGCCAGCCGCATTGGACGTGGGACGGATTCTTCACGGCGCCGACGTGGTTCACGTTCTCCCTAACCGTCTTCGGTGTTATATGCGGGCTCGCCGTACTAATAGGCGTCTATCGCCTCTATAAGGGTAGGAACGTTTCAGGCGGCGTACTAGTCATCCTCTTCTCCACTCTCAGCCTACTTATAGGCGGGGGCTTCATCATAGGCTTCATACTTGGAGTAGTCGGAGGAGCCTTCGCGATAGCTGGCATATAGTTAAGGATGAAGCTTATCGATCGGCTTCAGAACGTACGCTACAGCTTTATATGAAGGAAGCGTTAAGGTTGAAGACGTTGTTTACGCCACCTTTACCCAAACCTTAACGGTCCGCTTTACGGTTTAACTATAGCTTCCCGTAACGCGGAAATCGTGGTTTTCACGTCATTAACGGTTTTACCGTGAGTCTACCTTTAGGTTAGCTTTAAATCGGTGGAGAGGCCTCATTTTAAACGGTGTTTATGTTAAACGTGTTCTTTTACGAGTTTGAGGTATCGACGGGTAGCAGGGTTGAACTGATCGATATAAGCGGTAACGTTGAAAACGCGGTTAAACGTAGCGGCGTTAAGGATGGAATATGCCTCGTCTACGCGCCGCACGCAACGGTCGCCATAGTGGTTAACGAGCACGAGGCCGGCCTTATGCGCGACGTCATAGCTAAAGCAGAGCATGATTACCCTCGCGGCGCCGGTTGGCTTCACGATAGGATCGACGATAATGCTAACGCGCATTTAGCCTCGGCCTTCATAGGTTCAGCTAGAGTGTTCCCGGTTAAGGGCGGAGCACTCATCAGGGGGACTTGGCAGAACGTATTCCTACTTGAAATGGATGGGCCTAGAAGATCTAGAAGAGTGATCGTCGAGGTGTTAGGCGTCTAGAAAACGGTGAGCCAGTCACTCGGAGGCTGCCTCAACCTTAAGCTTTAAGGCGTGTAGGCTTAATCTCCTACTAGAGATGATTCGTTGAGAAAACGCCATTTCCAATGCGGCCTCCACTAAGAGTGGAGGTCAAGCTTAATGTTTAAACCTATTTTTTAAACTGAAGTTTCGATGGAGAAAGCTTAATTGGTTGAAACCAGTATTTCCAATGCGGTCTTCAATGGAAACCGTTGAGCTCGAGGACTTATGTGAATACGCGGTGAAGGTAGGTGTTAAACTAGGCGCCAGCTACGTTGAAGTTAGGGGGCAGTTAGACGAAGGGAGGACGTTAACCTCGAGGAACGGCGTCATAGAAGCTTACACCTCGTCCTTATCGAGTGGGATAGGGTTAAGGGTGCTGGTTAATGGCAGCGTTGGCTTAGCTTCGCTTAACGAGCTAAGTAAGGAGGCGGTTAAGGATAGGGTTAAGGAGGCGGTTAAAATGGCTAAGGCATCCATTAAGCTAGCAGAGAAGGTTAAACTATCTGAGGAGGAAACGGTAAGGGCTAAGTGGGCTATAACTGAGAGGAAAGACTTTGACGACGTACCCCTCGAGGAAAAGGTTAAGCTCTTAACGGACTTAGATAGGCGGTTAACATCGCTATCCGTTAACGTGGCGGCTAGGATCCTAGAGTTATCGGAGCTTCGTGCCGTTAAGTACTACGCTAATAGCGAAGGTAGCAGCATTAACGGTTACGCACCCAGGATTATGGCCTGGGCTACGCTCGTAGTGAAGGAGGTAGGTGATAGCGAGCAAGCGTTTATTCAGCGTGGCGGTAGTGGAGGATGGGAGGTTTTTGAAGGCCTAAAGTTTGAAGATGAATGCGTTAAAACCGCTATAGTCCTAGGGAGGCTGTTAAGGGAGGCGAAGCTAGTACCGAGCGGGGAAATAGATATAGTTTTAGGCGGCGATGTAACTGGTATCGCGGTTCATGAATCCACGGGGCACCCGTATGAAGCGGATAGGATTCTAGGTAGGGAGGTTGCGCAAGCAGGAGGTTCCTTCGTAAAGCCCGATATGCTAGGCCGGACTATAGGGTCTGAGTGCGTAACGGTGATTGACGACCCAACGCTTAATGGGGGCTACGGCTCATACGCGTACGACGATGAAGGCGTAAAAGCTAGGCCCAAGCTACTGATGAAGAATGGGAGGATAAACGAGTTCCTACATAATAGGTTTACGGCCGCTGTTTTTAACGTTAAAAGCAATGGGTCGGCTAGGGTTTCAGATTACGCTAAGGAGCCACTTGTAAGGATGTCTAACACCTACATAGCGCCCGGAGACTATGGGCTTGAGGAACTCATCGAGGGAGTGAAGCTAGGAGTATACGTCTTAAGCTTCACGGAGTGGAACATAGACGACGTAAGGTATAACATGAGGATCGTAGGGGGCGAATCGTACCTAATCGAGAACGGTAAGATAACAGGGATGGTTAGGAGACCCATCGTAGAGATCACTACACCGGCCTTCTATAGTAGTATCGACGCTGTAGGTAAGGAGCTCGTATTCCAAGCAGCTTCCTGCGGTAAGGGTGATCCACAACAGCCGGTACCAGTTTGGACTGGTGGACCAGCTATTAGACTTAGGAAGGTACGCGTAGCTAAACCGTAAGGCAATCATCATGGGGATAGTGCGAACAGCTTAATTAAAGCTACTATTAAGCCTACGATAAGCTTCTCTAGGAAGCCGATACGCCTATCAACGTAATACCTTAAATCTTCAAATCTTTTGTTTACGTCTTCGAACCTTCTGTTTATTAGGTCTATTAGTAGTTTTAGGTCTTCTTTTGTTGCTAGTTTATTCCATGGTGTTAGTTTGATAAGTAGTTCGTATATTAGTCCAGGTTTAACCTCTAAAGCCTTAACGATAACCTCGGGGTGTTCAATTAAAACCCTTTCAACCTGTTCTAGTAACGACAAGTACGCCGCCATAAAGCATGGCTAAAAAGCTTTCATAGCTAATTGAGGGAGGCGAACGAGGAGTTAGGGGCTTAACGCGTAGTTCTAAGGGCTTTAACCGGTTCCACGTTTATCCCCGTACCTCTTAATGGAAGTATGGTGAATAAGTTAAGACTAAAGCTGTTTAGAATAGTCTCCTTCTCGATGAAGGTCCACGACCCTTAACGGTTAGAGTATGTAGTGTCCTTTACTTATGCCTTCGGCTATTACGTTATTGTTTACTTCACTTGTCCCCTCATATATTCTAAGAACCCTAGCGTTACGGTAGTAGCGTTCAACGTCATACTCGAGGATGTAGCCGTAGCCCCCGAATACTTGGATTGCTTGATCTATTACCTCGTTCGAGACTTCAGCCGCGTAGTTCTTAGCCATGGACGCCATCACGAAGAGCTGTTGAGGCGCATACTTACCTTGATCTATCGCCCAGCCTACCCTGTAGGTAAGCATTCTAGCGGCTTCAATCTTAACCGCCATTTCCGCCAGTTTATGCTGGATGGCTTGGAACTCTATTATGGGGCGTCCGAACTGCTTCCGCTTCTTAGCGTAGTTAAGCGCTCGGTCGAAGGCGCCCTGAGCCATACCGACGCCATAGGATGCCGCCCTAGCCCTACCTATAGTGAAGAAGCGTAAAGCATAGTAGAAGCCACGGTTCTCCTGGCCGAGGAGGGCTTCCTTCGGTATGCGCGCGTTATTAAAGAAGATTTCACCTATAGGGGTACCCTTTTGACCCATTTTACCGGTTATCTTGGTTACGTCAACCCCTTCAACCCCGCGTTCAACAATAAATAGGCTTTGCCCTCTATAGGGCGGTGAAGCCTTAGGGTTGGTTTGACATAACACCACGTAGAAGCTGGCTATGGGCGCATTGGATATGAAAGTTTTAACTCCGTTAATCACGTAGTGATCGCCATCCTTGAGGGCCGTAGTGGATAACGACGTAAGGTCACTTCCATGCTCAGGCTCGGTGAAAGCTCCGGATGATACTGCTTCACCGCGCGTTATGAGGGGTAGGTACTTCTTCTTCTGCTCCTCGGATCCGAATTCGTGGATAAGGTCTGAGCCGAAGGGGCCGCTCATTAACGCTTGACCTAGCGTCGCGTCGGCCCGGACGAACTCCTCGTGAACCAGTAGGGTTTCGAGGAGGCCAGTCCCCTGACCTCCATACTCCTCCTTAAAGTGGGGGCATATGAAGCCGAGCTTAGCGGCCTTCCTATACAGGTCCCATGGGAACTCCTCCTTCAACTCGCATTCCAAGGCCCTCTCCTTAGTGAACTCCTTAAGGGCGAAGTCGCGGGCCGCCATTTTAATCTCCTTCTGCTCCTCGGTAAGCTCAAAGTCCAAGGTTAAACCCCGGAAAAACTAGAGGGCTTCAAACATATAAGGTGATAGTCCCTCTCCACGCCCTAACGGTTAAGGTGTTAGCTACGTAAGTGAAGCCGTTTAGGGTAAAGGTCGAGGTGTTGACGCTTCAACGTTGGTTGATAGCGGTTTTTGATTAAGGTTTAAACGTTAGCTTAACAGGGTAGGCTTGGTGGTGGCTTTATGGTTAGGGTTGCGGTGATAGGTGTAGGGTGTTCTAGGTTCGGGGTTCGGAGCGATGTAACCGTTCAGGAGCTTGCCTTCGAAGCCGTTAAGGAGGCGTTTAACGATTGCAGTATTACGCAGGAAGACGTTGAACTAAGCGTTATAGGATCTGTTGCTACGAGGCTCTACGAGCTCTACCCGGCGGTACCGGTTAACGAGTACGTTGGGTTAGATGGTAAAGGTCCTTTAAGGGTTGAAGCTGCGTGTGCCTCCGGTAGCGCCGCGTTATATACGGCTTACGCAAGTATAGCTTGCGGCCAAGTGGATACGGCGATCGTGATAGGCGTAGAGAAGATGAACGAGGTTGATACGGTTACATCGTTAGCCGTGGGGGGTAGAGGTGGTAACTACCTTTGGGAGTTCCATCTATTCGGAACGACTTTTCCAGCTTACTATGCGCTTTACGCGGCTAGGCATATGTGGAGGTATGGTACGACCGAGGAGCAGCTGGCGATGGTGGCTGTTAAAGCCCATAAGTACGGCTCCATGAACCCTAAAGCTCACTTCCAGAAGCGTATAACGCTAGATGAAGCTTTAAGGTCTAGGGTTGTAGCTTGGCCCTTGAAGCTTTACGACTGCTGCCCTATGAGTGATGGTAGCGCCGCGGTCATCCTAGCTTCTGAGGCTAAGGTTAAGGAGCTTCGCGTAGATACTCCTATAT includes:
- a CDS encoding PaREP1 family protein; the protein is MTSFWQREITSKRRSRLRKWLRRLLEGEERSLGPWGTFKLVSKLREETGGEDLSRLWHVVNSLHINFYEAWTMLEPVKDAVGDVKRFAKKLKSSI
- a CDS encoding DUF169 domain-containing protein; the protein is MSYVEISDKLFKLLKLETTPVAIKLLKDVSEAGDKVRRPRVKLAACQIWNIARFYGWVFAGSVEDMACAPGAAALGFIEVPPQIASGEIAKARLSSLEVAKRTEEAVPRLKPGTWRAMVAAPLERATFTPDVVLIYASPAQALRLSQGYGWRNGDKTRLSTLGEYACAECIAQVLLEGKPFLVNPCYGERRFGLTRDYELCFSTPPTYLQDIIVGLEKTHEAGWRYPIPYFGVLAQPYDGGFPPLYRMDYKK
- a CDS encoding MFS transporter, with protein sequence MVFKGFRFSYGWIIVAAGFLVLFAECILYLYGVFLKPLISEFGWSRTVASSVHALTMVTYSVMIIPVGSLYDRYGPRALMGIGGVLTGLGLMLSGMTSSIWHLYVSFGLLVGVGMSPLYVSVMSTLMKWFVQKRGLATGIATSGIGVGQWVMAPLSTYLIGAYGWRTSFIVVGAATMAMLLTAASIVKRSPEELKLPSYEVGLKSTRYALTVNGKALSLKEAVKTKVFWALYLSFMLASLALFIVMVHMVPYATDIGIDPSSASFALGLIGIAGITGKVVMGATSDRISRPLTLISCYLGEALTIPILLFSNNPLTLYLFAALFGFFYGGWIAMYTPITSDFFGLTHLGSILGAMATTFGLGGAIGPTFAGYTFDLTGSYAAAFTACAIIFVATAMLCGLARGLKDGERRHTRA
- a CDS encoding secondary thiamine-phosphate synthase enzyme YjbQ, which codes for MLNVFFYEFEVSTGSRVELIDISGNVENAVKRSGVKDGICLVYAPHATVAIVVNEHEAGLMRDVIAKAEHDYPRGAGWLHDRIDDNANAHLASAFIGSARVFPVKGGALIRGTWQNVFLLEMDGPRRSRRVIVEVLGV
- a CDS encoding TldD/PmbA family protein, with amino-acid sequence MRSSMETVELEDLCEYAVKVGVKLGASYVEVRGQLDEGRTLTSRNGVIEAYTSSLSSGIGLRVLVNGSVGLASLNELSKEAVKDRVKEAVKMAKASIKLAEKVKLSEEETVRAKWAITERKDFDDVPLEEKVKLLTDLDRRLTSLSVNVAARILELSELRAVKYYANSEGSSINGYAPRIMAWATLVVKEVGDSEQAFIQRGGSGGWEVFEGLKFEDECVKTAIVLGRLLREAKLVPSGEIDIVLGGDVTGIAVHESTGHPYEADRILGREVAQAGGSFVKPDMLGRTIGSECVTVIDDPTLNGGYGSYAYDDEGVKARPKLLMKNGRINEFLHNRFTAAVFNVKSNGSARVSDYAKEPLVRMSNTYIAPGDYGLEELIEGVKLGVYVLSFTEWNIDDVRYNMRIVGGESYLIENGKITGMVRRPIVEITTPAFYSSIDAVGKELVFQAASCGKGDPQQPVPVWTGGPAIRLRKVRVAKP
- a CDS encoding acyl-CoA dehydrogenase family protein; protein product: MDFELTEEQKEIKMAARDFALKEFTKERALECELKEEFPWDLYRKAAKLGFICPHFKEEYGGQGTGLLETLLVHEEFVRADATLGQALMSGPFGSDLIHEFGSEEQKKKYLPLITRGEAVSSGAFTEPEHGSDLTSLSTTALKDGDHYVINGVKTFISNAPIASFYVVLCQTNPKASPPYRGQSLFIVERGVEGVDVTKITGKMGQKGTPIGEIFFNNARIPKEALLGQENRGFYYALRFFTIGRARAASYGVGMAQGAFDRALNYAKKRKQFGRPIIEFQAIQHKLAEMAVKIEAARMLTYRVGWAIDQGKYAPQQLFVMASMAKNYAAEVSNEVIDQAIQVFGGYGYILEYDVERYYRNARVLRIYEGTSEVNNNVIAEGISKGHYIL
- a CDS encoding thiolase domain-containing protein, yielding MVRVAVIGVGCSRFGVRSDVTVQELAFEAVKEAFNDCSITQEDVELSVIGSVATRLYELYPAVPVNEYVGLDGKGPLRVEAACASGSAALYTAYASIACGQVDTAIVIGVEKMNEVDTVTSLAVGGRGGNYLWEFHLFGTTFPAYYALYAARHMWRYGTTEEQLAMVAVKAHKYGSMNPKAHFQKRITLDEALRSRVVAWPLKLYDCCPMSDGSAAVILASEAKVKELRVDTPIWIEAMGYSSDTANLVRREDYLGLMATVKAAQMAYRKARVTPSEVDVAAVHDCFTIAEIMAYEDLGFCPKGQGGRMIEEGQTEIGGRIPVNLDGGLKAKGHPLGATGVSMVYELTKQLREEAGGRQAPIKRGVALAHNVGGTGHYCWVTVLKR